The DNA region tctctgaaattcgagttcaaagcaacgaacaaccaagcagaatatgaagctctcatcgccggattgaagttggcgcgggaagtgaagatcaggagtttgttgataagaacggactcacaattggtggagaatcaagtgaagggaactttccaggtcaaagatcctaatctgatcaagtaccttgagcgggtacggtatttgatgacactctttcaagaggtcgtggtggagtacgttcctcgggcagaaaatcagcgggcggacgcgctagccaaactggcaagcacgcggaagcccggcaataacaaaagtgtgattcaggaaacgctggcgtacccaagcatcgaaggcgagctcatggcctgcgtgaacagagggagaacatggatggatcccataatatctatcttggcgggggacccggcagaagtggagcaatgcacgaaggagcagcagcggaaggcgagtcactatactctcattgacggacacttgtatcgccgtggtttctcgacgccattgttgaaatgtgtaccgccagagaagtacgaagcgataatgtctgaagtacatgaaggagtgtgcgcgagccacatcgggggaaggtctttggcttgcaaagtgttgagggcgggtttttactggcccaccctcaggaaagattgtatggacttcgtgaagcagtgcaaggagtgtcaagtgttcgcggatttgtctaaggcaccgccaaaagagttggtaacgatgagcgccccgtggcctttcgccatgtggggtgtggacttagttggacctttcccgaccgccagggcacaaatgaagtttatattggtggcggtggactacttcactaaatggattgaggctgaacccttggccaagattacttctgcaaagatagtcaatttctactggaagcgtattgtttgcaggttcgggatcccaagggcgatcgtatctgacaatgggacccagttttcaagcagtcaaacaagggagttctgcaaggaaatgggcatacagatgaggttcgcctctgttgagcatccgcagacgaacgggcaggtggaatctgcaaacagggtaatcctacgaggattaagacgacggctcgcggaggctaagggagcttggttggatgaacttccggcggtgctgtggtcgtacaacaccaccgagcaatctactacaagggaaaccccctttagaatgacctacggggtagatgccatgttgccggtggagattgacaactttacatggcggactcgaccaggttttgaagaggaaaatcaggccaacatggcggtggagctggaccttttgtcggaaacgcgcgacgaggcgcacattcgggaaacagcgatgaagcagcgcgtggcggcaaagttcaacagcagggttcgcgtccgagatatgcaggttggcgacctggtcctcaagtggcgatcgggagccccggggaacaagcttactcccaactgggaagggccctaccgcattattaaagttcttggtaatggggcctatcacttagaagagcttgatgggaggcggttacctcgatcgttcaatggtttgagcttgcgctacttttatagttgatcgcaggtgagaaagtgaacaaggcggaatcgccggagccagatatctttaagattttccgaagtgttctcaaattctccaatgtactgcaacgacaaatcaataaaataaaacgaaaattcacgaaattcgtgtccaaaaaattccagggattccctgacgatcggaattgccgatcgacataaagaattacggcgatcactaagtgggacaagcttgatccccaaaggggcttgctggaaccctgaaggttgtggcgattccacaaatggcctttgacgcctgggaatcaccctccggaaagtctgacgtgatcgccggtcccgtaaacgatgtgctgggtaagtctcgccagaatacgacgagcgctgttaactaggcaaaagtcttgggacccccaaatggccattgggatccaagcattgtaagccccgagcgggcaaagccccgggcgaagtcctcgagaatggaggccgtttcttcctattagggaaaaaatgtctaaagtcttggtggtggaataccaagcaacaagtcctagttaaaattaaggcacgaaatcgttaggcgtaattcaatcatatgacgcgtgaaaaatagcgcaagatataaggtcggcgaatgaataggagggaaggcgagtgctcggtcactcaggatgttgagtattttactattccttggtcggtttgaacTATGAGacttattcttaaatttttaaGCCATAAGACGGCAGCGACTAAAAATGTACGGCGAAAGCATTCCAATATgacttacaaaatatccaacggcgatataaaaagctatggcgaagggttgcttaaacatagacgaatggcggaaaagtacactacaaggtgacagtaaaagataaaagtaatgttaaaaattacattattcattgttttctttctcctgttcttcttcttcctcttcttcttcagtcgctgtccagaggttttggtcaatcaggggaggatcgtcgggatcaaccagtcctgcggcggttatctctttcattactcccatgacgctaaagtcaaagttcgggtacaaatgttgggcctgatctttggcgaggtagaagccgcgctcgcggttgtcaagggcgatgtcagcggcttgttccctcgcctcaatggctttggccttctccgtcgccagctcgtcctctagacttttgatctttgctagttgggaagcaatctcagcatctttcgtggcgagggcctcggcatgagtctcggtcgctttcttgatctcctcggacgtagcctgcatcaccgcctccatgtcagatttcgccaaggccaaggactccgcagactttttctcttgctccgccaatgcctttttcactaactccagctcagcgcgcagtatggcaagctctgactccttagcaatcagcgcctcgcctcgggcgatcaagtccttctcagcttgctctttttccttcttgcaagcttgaaggcttgcatcaagctcatctgcttcttccttcatcagcgccagctgatcctccagctcgccgattttaatccccgctgtgccaatcatcttgtcggcatagactttgtcttttcctgcctgcgtcgcctgTTTGTCGAAatgcttttcccaagcagcggcggcttcttgatgcttagcactttcggccttcaaccgctcagcttcaacgttggcggcattgaacttctcaaacgtgtgagcaaagatgcacccagcgcgtaggaggcaagcaagagtctcctccttggtgtcattcaggccccgactcaaaacttctttttctataacgtcacggttgagaccagcaagtaagaattctgagggttcaatggcgttggggagcatattataatagcttgaagaaccgacctcgggagcaggggcttgttcaatttgagctgcttcagaggtagtggcagcgccaggacaggatttttccccttgatgaggcggggaaggcatggagcccgcatcatgtgttgagggcgggctaggaggcgcgtcttggcgagggggagactttggggtttcattttctttttccttatctccaataggagtgtcggaagacgcagcagcttttgtggcgttaacgccggcggaggcggctgtggcgccaacagaggactcagcggcaacagcagcggtcgcaccggcggaggccggagtagaagctggtacggcggttggctcggtagctgcggcgacagaggcttcagcgacatttttgcctttaggcgcagcagcagtggtgggctgagcgccagggttggatgtgccggcgccaGAGGAGGCTTTggccaatcttctcctcttgggagctttggtgctcttgGCTttgttctcagcaccgccccgttttttcgcgtcgccctcagtgttgaattttggggaaaagcgagccattctcctctcgcgggccttcaggagctcggcgttcgtgaaatttatatcttctgtaacaataaaaaaaaacgatcagtgacaacataggagtcgagaaaggaaatgtcaataataaaagtgagctatgggcaacctaagtatttgggagttcttgagaggtcagcgccctcaaggactgttgtgcagtcaaggatgggaagtggggcaaggagattaagaaaggctttatcgttggcggacaaggattcctctgaaggatcggtgatcccgttgggcttctccgtccagtaaagaggaaagagggcggtcccgtctctgagggtgaatgcctctgggtaggcgggatgaaccgccacacggaagtactttcgtgcgaaggaggacttcgcgttacttttgtgaggatgcaaacacttccggccggctcgggccttcaaggaaatccatcctttgtttttgatggacttggggtcgacgtcgtaaaggtagaagaaactggtgggggatggggcgatgccgacagcggcgcttaggatttcaaaacatcgaatgaaagcccaggcgttagggtggagttgacagggagccgcgttgatgtcgcggaggacggtttggacaaagggcgagaaaggaagcctgattccaagctcgctaaacatgtattcgtacgcaaagaaaaaatgggatctctttacgtcgccgtctggcttgtgaagccaggggcgatccccgggactgcaaacccagatcctgagtttggcgttaaactcatcgtcattggacaagccacccagggagttcacgaattgcacaatgggatcgctatcttggaagatggaaggttgatctatagcctcgtgtttgggggctacttggactggaaggggcagagtggcgtaggtttttagtcggtgagctgggatctccggaacctctaaacggaggccgccggcagcggtggagtcagggtcgctttcggaggaggaagaagagtgattaggggaggtagggtttgaagccatttttagaagacagtgaagtgaaagaaaggaaaagatcagtatgtgtgcgatgtaaagataaggacagtgggactcaccggagtaggatgtgaagagtgggtagcggaaagggtgataagcgacggctccggagcggaagtgggcagaaggagtttggtaagcgattagggaagtgaagaggggtctcggaaagggatgacagtggggaagaagggtttttataggagaaggggagaagctggaagggtgacgcgtgttggacgcgtgtggaaggttggaagtcatgatggttttggggaggtgggtcgcgtgcaaaggggagttactgcgcacgatgggacggttatgaaaggtgaagtgacggttccggagaaagagggaaattgatgtaaccaacacatcacgtggggcagccacgtgaggcagatagaaatttgaaagggttttaaaataagggaaagcgcgaaaagcctcgccactataaggatcaaacgccatcgcctgacgggtgacaccaacaacgaagttcagtcgctcgccggggtcaccgccagtcaatgattgaatgatcggcacatgacccatgcctgccacctttcccgccggcgagcgatcatacacctgctccaacttatcaccaatacaaagtagtcgttctcgccgcttgcggacttgtggacttgccagctcggattgctcgtcaagtcagtggactgggtaaccgaaaatgctagtttccttttgctcacgccatgttggcgatatagtttatttctcttttctcaagccatgttggcagtgtagattccggtgtacaataagacatgtaacaacatttaaaagacacacttagctctcatacctcgagctcggtgtcttgtggactagtggactgggcgagcccctagaggggcaacgcccagcatgtatctcgCCCTGAGGcagggccctggccttcagatgggccttgacctcggaggcccaattggcccaataggtagtacccaagctctataaataggaggtagttatcaagtgtaagggacttttggctcatttgatgaagtaacacataaaattcagcattctctctcttactctctctctctagcacaatctctctacccttaggtactatacctttcctcaatgttcattcccagaacaataatataccttagggtaggcaatacataacttatatgtatatatatacaacatatatataccccctttatcgcatgttgattgtatatctattgtattctgtaagttgaccctagcgccttggctttgtttgtatgtttgtgtttgggtggtCGGCCTGCttccaggcgtccgtcagccggttcgtgatgattcgttgtgcaggaaagacccggagcgaaatgacgattactgaagctttcgacgaggacccggacttcatgcttgatcgagggagggtcgatgatagtagtgtgggatatgggtggttagagtcttttgagttggttgttactgtaatagctctgattcttcattcatattttggggcaAGGTAGGTCTCCGACACGttactttcgtgtggttctccgtagttgGGAATTCCATCGAGTAGTCGGTTGTAGAGGTCTAGAGGAGGCCATCTGGGGCTGACTATTCCCTTCTGTCACTTGTATAAGATTTCGAACTAATTATGCTTTCTGAAAACTTGTAAACCttgccgtcactggaggatacccgtgacgatgcttttagttacagcaggactgtaatagtattgtatattagtttatgtttattgcattttggggttgagtctttagttTAAAATGTCCTTTATtctaaaagaaaacgaaaaaaaaatacctgcactttctgctttattttattttcaagttgctaagtgacacctggaaatcggggtgttacattttctgaatctgggataacacctgattctgagctggggtcTCCCCCAGACTCCCCCTGAATTTATGACTTGATGATgtgatgaagagtctagattcggagtctagttatgtgatcagaatatACGCTTAGAGGAATGtgtactcatcagaagtgatggttcagaacttgcgtAGATCACATGAGAACATAGAATATTGTCCAGGTAAAATTGGATTAAGGCGTTAGGAGCAAATAAgttcagaatatgaacaaaatgtattccttatttaagacgcttgacaatatctatatgctataagtatttgatacttattctcctctactggttttatataagaTAAGAAAAcagtttatcaaaaccattttatgtactccccctttttgtcataagcaaaaagagtgaaaaacaaagccAATAACAATATCAAGCAAGTAATTGATGCAAAAAGACGCTGTTATTATTACTTAACGAAGAAGGAGTACAAAGGATAGAGAGGAATGAAGAAAACTAGCCCTAGATACATAGGAAAGCACAGgagttcttcatggagagaagctgAAGATGCAGGGGACGCACGTCCTGATCAATCGAGGCTAACTGGGTAGCCATTTcttccttcagagcttcatTCTCCCGGATAGCATCCTGATCGGCTTCgtcttgatcttcttcatattcaaGGAGCATACAAATGCCCTCGAACTGAGCTTCAAGGTCCTTCCGGCGAGAGGCCAAACGAAGGAGGTcgttcagaacttcttgaagattctgaggacagtgagtctgatgggaTGTCAGCCAGCAATTCAGAAGATTCTCAATTTTCATAAGAGCTTGAGAAATCTGAGAGGTAGATAAATTTACGCTCCAAGggaagacttggtcaaataccatagtcttgagttcagaaatcaaTTCGACAGTAGTCATTTCGATGTAGAAGAGAGGAGAATTGAGATGAATTGAGTTGAGTTAGATTGAggtgtgatgaagaagaatgtacgcAGAAGATTATAAAGacgaaaagtaacagaaaaacatgcataaaactcatCAAATCATAAACGCATGTAAGTTACTaagtggacggtgcattgaataagAGAATTAGAaattaacacagtcaacatgaaataaattcacacaaaacaaataaatgcatgcaAGATAGATGAGAAGGGTTCAAGGCTTTGATGATGAGGGAAGATTCTCGATCAGGAACTTCATCATAGCTTCCATTCTGCTAGACGATTCCTGAATCTGCCTGCtttgttcaatctgaacaagtccttgttgctcaaccatctgaaacaatctctgctgatcatcttgaattcTGTCAATTCTGGCAGCAAGAGTAGCAACTTCTGGATGAGGAGAAGGTTCTGGAGCTTGGACAGGGATAGGGACTTCTGCATCAACTTGAATTGGCAtttgcttctcaacttcatgaacatctgcatcttccagaataacTATTCCTTCAGAGCTGtcttctgcaacctctgctgaaaccatctcagcatcttctgaggtacattcagaggCAACATAGtttctttcagccatagctcttctcaaaGGTTCACAAACtctgtgcagcactctctgcctttgctcataaGCTCTTTCAGACGCGTTATGAACTCTCAGACGTTTCTCattgctaagctgcttctggAATTCATAAGCTCTGCTTTCTGACCATCTTCCGaaggcagaccatagaccatcaacaaaagaagcatcaaaatgattatcagttacctgatataacCATTGCAATCTTCTGGTTGCCTCTTTAGAGAACTCTTGAATGAGTTGAATAAGATTTTGAGGTCGGAAGGAGGTTGCCAAGGTCAGGACAGGCTAAGGAGTTCGGGTTGCATTTGAGCTTGAAGCATTGGAGCTATCAGTTCTGGGTTGTCCTGAAGGAGTAGAATCAATCTCATGGGTCTTCTCAATTCCTGAATGGTCAGACtcatccatgtgctcagcttcagagatcgtCACTTACCTTTGCCTGGAGgtagcagtcttctcaggtgaggtaAAACTCAGATCTCGTGAGTTTACTGCAGAATAGTTAGACAAGGATACATAGGAAGTTTCAACAACATCTTGGAGTTGATCTTCAAGGCTGGAAGCCActtgttgaagaggcttcacattgaaaggaggttcaaggatctgaacatcatcatcctctttttcttcctcagcagggatctcaccagtttgagTTATTAGGAGGGTCTTTGAGGTAGATGGAGGCTTGGGAGTGAAATGTTGAACCAAATTTCTCAGggtagcctcactttgaacgATACCTTGAATGAAAGGATTGAAGGGAGGTACAAGTTTAGTTGTAGTGGATGTGGAAATGGTTTGAATTGGGATGGATGGAATGGCAGTGGTAACTATTTGGATATTTGATTGGGGGGCTTGTGTTTGAGTGGGAGCTGTTTGGGTTGATGTTggcatggaagtagatataggcaggggttgttgaGGAAttactactaaagcagaatcagagttaatgctttcagtaattaccttacttgaTTCTCTGATAGAGATGGATCTGGTGGGTCTAGCAGTCCTGGCAGGATCTGAAGCTGTCTTTAATCTCCTTTCTCTTTGTACTGCTGAGATCTTTTCAGATGTTTGTTTTGGTCCTGAttccttcttctgaagtggaccATTCAGAGGCAGTTTCAGCCTGTTGCCTATGGGCTCAACATCTGAATCAGTGGagtcttcagcttctgctgATTCCCTTATGACTTGGAGCACATTTTCAATGATCTCACAGTCATCCTACTCAACTTCTTTTTCAACTTGAGTTGTTTGAATTCTTTGCCTTTTTACAAGAGGAACATCATCTTCGGTTTCCTCATCAGATGATTCTTCAATGATTGCTTAAATCTTGACATTCTTTCTAGCTggaacttcttcttcttgggttcCAGAGGAAGAATCCATAGAGCTGTCAGATTGATATTCCTCAGATGACTCTTCTGGAGTCCTTTCCGTGGAGGATTCTGGAACTGGTTCCCTGATGACTACTGACTTAGATGCTGCCTTTGTCTTCTTGGTCTTCTCTATCAGTATCTCTTTGCCcttgggatctgaaggcttACTGGTTGTTGCCCTTTTTGATTTCCTTGTTGTCATCTCAGGAGGACTATCAGGAAGGTTTGTGACAAATTCTTCAAGGGTGATAGGACCTCCTTCTCTTCTGAGCATCCTCACatactccagaatgcatgctggattgtcctttttAGACCATAGAGGAAAGTCATTAACTGGGTAGTTCTTCTGACGAATCTCTTTAGATGTGTCTTCTTTAGGTTCAATCTGAACTTTCTCAATAatctgcattctcttcagcttagTCCCATAGAGAGGATCTCCAATGGTCATAGCCAAATCATCATGAAGTCCCAGATCAAACAGAGCCTTGACCAGTCGATTCTGAGTGAAGATATCTGAGAGTAACCTTCCATAAGGAATGTAAGAAATAGACCTCTTGTTCTCACCtccagtagttcttgacttctgaacacattccttcagatagttgAAAAGAAGAAATGGCAGACATACAGGCTCACCCctagaaatgtagtacatgattaccttctgagttgcattgagATAATCAGTTCCGCCTGTTCTGGGATGGATGCAGGATATGAAAATCTTCTGCCAGATCTTCATCTTGGGCTTCAGATCCTTTATAGCATACTTGGTCCTATCCATGGTCCAGTTGTCATAAATAGCAAAATTGACAAGCTTCCTCATGCCAGGAACATTGGCATCAACGTTTTTGATCCTTTTACCCTGTTGGAACTCCATGCCCAGCAACTTTGCAATGGACTCTTCTAAAATCACAATCTTCCTATCCAGCACATGGgaaacgacgtagtagtcgttgcaaactgcaTTTTTCCAGAATTCCACCACCAGTTTGTGGTAAATAGGACCACAGAGCCTATTGAAATAACCAAACCAACCTTGTAAGTCgacttgatccctgatgtcGAAACCATgatcagccaggttgtcgaagtccactcttgcttcgttgcacacaaccagttcttcaACTTTCTTGACGCAGGTTACCACATTGGGTGTGTTCAGAATTTGTTGTGCTTCTTCAAATCTCTGAGTTTCTTGGTCTTTGGCAGTTTGTTTGGAGGCAGCAGTAACATTtgtctttgatttctttgattTGCCCATTATTCTCAGGTAGTGAGGTTTAGGGTCCAGAGAAAAAGAGGAATATTGGAGAgaggagtatgaatgaatgcaatgcacacaaaGAGTTTGAAAAACTGTCTGTGTAAGTGTGTGGAAGATCGTGTGTGAAGAGTGCGTATAGTGGGTTTAAAGGTAACCGTTGCGATTTCAAGAGGTAAAGAGTAaaagcaaaatcaacggttgtaaaatagatagtctgaaaatagcatagtggaggagagtaggcatcatcatcatagcagatacaccacgcgactcaaggaactatgtcacaaatgaagtgacacgtgtattgttgcctaccacagaagtttaaccagtgggttaagtgcttctgatcgagtaccttctgaaaggggtaacatctgatgacttcagaggtaccaaggtcagaagttctgaagaaaagcttactctggacaaaagtccatgttcaggttttcaagaataaatagacacctatcttctgctaagggcttagtgaaaatatctgcccactgatggccagtatcaacatactctaatgatagagtgcccttctgaacatgatcacgaatataatgatactttacctctatatgctttgctcttgagtgtagaatgagattcttgctgagtgagatagcagctgtgttgtcacagtaaataggaaccttcttcagagacaaaccatagtcctccagatgattcttcatccatatggtttgtgtacagcacgtggcagctgagacatactctgcttcagcagttgatagagcaattgtgttctgtctcttgcttgaccaagtgacaagatttgctccaaggaaatggcagcttccagaggtgctttttctttccactctgtctccagcaaagtcagcatcacaaaaacctgaaagtgtatactctgatgtttttctatacatcaagccaaggttagtggttcctttcagatatttgaggatcctcttaacagcagttaagtgagtctctctaggatctaattggaatctagcacagagatgcacactaaataatatatcaggtctggaggcagttaagtaaagagagcctatcattccacgatagagcttctgacaaaccttagaggaaacttcctctttctcaagaatgcatattggatgcattggagtcttagaaatGTTGCAGTctatgttgaacttcttcagaagttccaaggtgtacttcttctgatggatataggtgactcctagtcgttgatctatttgaatttccaggaagtatttgagttctcccatcatgctcatttcgaattcagcctgcatcaacttggaaaattccttgcacagagaaggattagcagaaccaaaaatgatgtcatcaacataaatttgaactataagaatatcattcttataggttctgcagaaaagagtattgtcacctttacaccttacaaactcattctgtagaagaaaggagctaagcctttcgtaccacgctctgggagcttgtttcagtccatagagtgacttcttgagcttgtagacatgctctggatgtttgtcatcttcaaagccaggaggttgcttgacatacacttcttcagaaatgtagccattgaggaaggcactcttgacatccatttgatggagaatgatgttgtgattcactgagaaggagatcagtagccttataacttcaagccttgctacaagagcaaaggtctcagtgtaatcaatcccctcttgttgactgtagccttgagccaccagtcttgccttgtttcttgttacttttcctttttcattcagcttgtttctgaacacccacttggtTCATATGACagggaaacctttgggtttaggcattaaggtccatacatcattcttggtgaactgatctagctcttcttgcattgccagaatccagcctttgtcttcaagagcttcatcaactgatttgggctcaatgagagatacaagtcccttcagacttagaagagtctcttctgaaggttttgagcatagacctggttctgacgggagcatctttgttgccaataatcagttcttctggatgagaggcagctattcttttcttcttctgaagttgatcagaagttgttcgagagcatcttcagatgcttctgcttctggagcaacatcctctgggctgttctttggttgatttgATTCTGaataatcaatgcttaaatctgcaaatctttcaaacaactttgacttttctgagccaagcttatcatcaaatctaatttggatagattcctcaacagtttgatgaataatattataaattctaaaacctttggatctttcagaataaccaagaaaatagcattttaaagctttagaatcgaatttacccaattgcaccttagtgttgagcatgtagcaagtacttccaaatggatggaagtaagagatatcaggttgtcttcctttgcatagctcataaggagtcttctccagaattggtctgatggagattctgttctggatatagcatgcagtgttAATTGCCTCTGCc from Lotus japonicus ecotype B-129 chromosome 2, LjGifu_v1.2 includes:
- the LOC130736287 gene encoding uncharacterized protein LOC130736287, with product MGKSKKSKTNVTAASKQTAKDQETQRFEEAQQILNTPNVVTCVKKVEELVVLCGPIYHKLVVEFWKNAVCNDYYVVSHVLDRKIVILEESIAKLLGMEFQQGKRIKNVDANVPGMRKLVNFAIYDNWTMDRTKYAIKDLKPKMKIWQKIFISCIHPRTGGTDYLNATQKVIMYYISRGEPVCLPFLLFNYLKECVQKSRTTGGENKRSISYIPYGRLLSDIFTQNRLVKALFDLGLHDDLAMTIGDPLYGTKLKRMQIIEKVQIEPKEDTSKEIRQKNYPVNDFPLWSKKDNPACILEYVRMLRREGGPITLEEFVTNLPDSPPEMTTRKSKRATTSKPSDPKGKEILIEKTKKTKAASKSVVIREPVPESSTERTPEESSEEYQSDSSMDSSSGTQEEEVPARKNVKI